Part of the Apostichopus japonicus isolate 1M-3 chromosome 18, ASM3797524v1, whole genome shotgun sequence genome, TACAACATTTACAAACAAGGATAATACAGGAATGTTCAATCTACAAATTGTTCAATCTACGTAAAAGTGAGATTTTGATTGTCTTGCCTTCTGTCCAACCAACGTTTTCCCCGGGCTGGTTGTCCTAGAAAATGAATTGAGCACCTGTGACATGACATTTCCTGCTATTCAGAGGAAGATTACATGAAAAATCTTTCTCTTGCTGAGCTGACTGCGCGGTTCAAGGAAACTAATACTTGACAGACGTGCATGACCTAAAGGGAAAGGAAAAGGGGAAATGTCTGCCGAGGAGATTAGAGGAGATACAGTAAAATGGTTCAGGTTTTTGGCAAGTACATGAATTTAATCCCCGTCAAGTTTACATGATTATGATTAACTTGTTGTCTATTTTTATCTTATAGCTGAGCTGTTCCGGTTGTTTGAGCCTCTGATGGGTCCAGAAAGCATCCAGTTTGCAAATGGCTTTGAAGGACACAGACGCCGAAAACTCACCGACCCATCATGGAGTCATGACATGCTTCGACACTTTTGCGAAAGCTTCAATGAAGTAAGTGAATTGTCGACAAATTGGAGTTTAGCCACTGATTTGAACCGTGATTTTTACAGATTGGTTGTAAAGAATACAAAGCATAGAATCGTGTAAATTTATGTGTTTCTGTGTTAACTATAAACATACAGCAGAAATCTTTATTGGTATTCACAGCTTTCTACATTTCGATTTGGGCCGATTTTTGTattcctttctttctcttttgttacTGTTGCAAGGATATGTATATTACCTTAGTGAACCACATTCTCTCACCATGCTCCTTCTGTGTTAATTGGTTTATTGTTTATTCTGCAGCTCGGTGAAGAGATGAGTACCAAACTCTCCTCTTTGCCCAAGATGGAACACATTCCCCTCTCTCAGTACACCCTAGCTCTCACCATCAAAGGACTCTCGCAGACTTCGTTTGGCAATTACTTCAAGGATGATAAGCACTGCCACAATATGAAGCATAATTATGACATTgtacacagaaaacaaaaaatactcATTGAGAGTAAATTTACTTAACAAATGAGTGTCGAAACTATTATTCGTTCACATATTGTGTGTTTGAACGAGCTTGCTTAGGTTTGTGTGAGTATTTGTACCATCATGCTTTAATTTACTCATTCGTCCACGCAAGAAACGTAGAATTAGAGCTTTAGAGGTAATAATACTAGCTTCAAATGATAAAACTATTCGCACATTTAAGTTTACCCTTGACCATGGTAAATTTACTCAATCTCTTCAGAAATGTCTTACAACAACGAGAGTTTAAGTACACGTTCGTGTTTAACTTTACTAGTATTAGAATAATCTCACACGCCGCTTTCAAGGACTACTACTTCGTACGATGAATACGTCACTTTCACGCGCAGGCTACCTTATACCACGCTCACGAAGTTACGGTTACGAAGTTGTGGTGTTTCGTTAAGCATCTAAGAGTAAGTATTTTATTGAAAAGATGATCCAACAGCACAGGTCGTGGACTATAcctaacttttcatttttatattgatCAACACATTCAGCTACTAGACTGATACGTAAAGTCAGTGACAGTTACTTGCAAGgttacttgtaagttgtaacgtTAGGATAGCCTACTTGGGCAGCTTTGTCCCGTAGTCtttgtaggctaggcctacatcTACGTGTAAGTAGGCATAGACTAGGCGAAAAGAATTGACTAGGCTAGGCATATGCCATCTGAGTTGACGTTGTGAACAGCAGTGTGGCAGTTGTTCAACTAAGAAATGACCTGCATatgctactactagtactattgTTCCACTTAGCCGAAAGTTTATGACTGCAATGATATATGTGGTTCTGTGTAGTCCAGCCTTACTTAATCCTAACGAGTAGCAATTTGATTGTGTTTGTGCAGGCCCTAGCCCTGCCAAAGCAgagtggggcggggggggggggggtattaacAGTAGGCCCtatagggtaatattgtgaAAGAGATCATACTTGTTATAACTACAGATGTactgttaaaaacaaaataatactaggcctaggggcctaggGCCTATTATAAGAACAAATGAACAACCAAATTGCCATGCTACTTGGAAGTTGGAACATCATCTAGGCTACCTTATTAATATTAGCTTAATAGGGTACATGACTCTTAATTTAGTAAAGGTCGGGTGAGAAGCAGAAGTAGCTTATCATTGGGTCAGCAGAGGTAGAAAtatactatttttaaaatgtgaaAGTCAGGCACTAGACCTAggcatttgaagaaaattagGCTTAGCCTATATGCctaatttcattcaaattatATAGGTCTGCCATTGTTAATACCAACCCCTTAAACTAAAAGCCTTCATTATTCTTGCAGTTACAATAGACCACAGAAGTCAATACACAGGCCGCTTAGTTGAATCACCATTGCTACAAAATCCTTCACTAAATTCATAAGTGTACCAGTATGAAGTAGTTGATCATGATGAACTAGGCTGGATGAAATTTAGTGAGAAACGTACATCAAATGATGAATTGTCATATTCTGATGATAAGGAGGGAAGAATAATAAAATTATTGATGTTAGTCAAAGCTCTGTCATGTCCTTGATGTTATTAACAGATGCTGATCGATGTCTCAGAGTTTTAAAATGCATATAGGCCTAATTTACAGCAGTTAATAGTTTCTCCAACTTTTTGAAGCTTCCTTCtacttgtttttttattttaatttaattcagaCTATATTCTTCTCAAagactgaaaaaaaattataatattaatgtgaAAATCAACGGACAATGCCATTGCctaaaatattcatgaagtgCTGCAAACGTTGATGAATATTGACTACTTGCAAAAGTCTTACTTTTGTCCTAATTTTGGGCTAAAAAATTCTTCTTTTGTCCTGTTTTATCGAGGATTTTGATCCTATACTTCAACTGTATCATAGACTTTCACCATAGTCCACTTGAAAGCATGCTCTGTTCAACAGGCCATTGTAGCCATCAGTATAGAAAACTGCCTTGAATCATGATTTTGAATTTAAAGCCATTAGTTAAATATAGGCACATTGATGCTAATgcctaaatgagattttataaatgttttagGCCTACATAGAAAGGTGTTACTGGATAATACCAAGTTACATTTAATCAGTCAGTATACTGCTATCGACAGTCTTATCTTTAAATAGCTGGAAAACATATTTCGTACGCTCtttttaatgatgttttgaaatgaactgtttctttttcatttcagattttcataaacACTGCAGAACGACAGTCCTGAAAAGGAGCCAAACATACGCAAAGTAAGCATGGCAGAAAATAGGTGGAATTTAAATTACCAATGCCCAAAATGTTCGGTCTTTTGGACAGGAAGGTTCAACAAACTCTTAGAACATTTACACTCCATTCACTCTCATGAGCAAAATTTTTCACTAAGATGCGGGataaaaaattgtgaaaagacttatgttaaaattgatTCATTTAAGAAACATCTGAAAAGGGTGCATAATAATTGTCATTTGGATGAAACACTGTCTATGTCTGAGGAAGCAAACATGCAAATGCATTGCGATCATGAAGATACCAATTCTGAAATGCTAGAATATGATGCAAACATAACAGATCAAAGTTCTCACCTCCAAAATCAACTTGAAAACCAGTATCTATTTCCATATGCAATCCATGTTTTAAAATTGAGAGAAGTTCACAAATTACCTCGGACAATTTTAGATGAAGTTGCTAGTGAATATAATAAACTCTTTGTTTCAAATCTTCTCGACATTGAAAATGCCATAAATACTGATTTAGCTGCAATGGGTGTAAATATAAAAGATTGTCCTAACATTCAGGGAgtattaaaggaaaacaaacttcgTAAAGCCATTGAACACATGGCTAGTGAGAATCATCAACTTCACTTTTGTAGACAACAGTTGAATATGGTGGATCCCCTACAAATTTGTCTTGGATTTGAAGCATCTGGCAAGAAAGAAACATTCGAATATGTTTCTATTTTAGGTACTTTGCAGTCTATGTTGCTAAATGCTGAAATTTTAGCACATGTTATCAATGGACATTCATCTAGGGATCCAGATATTATGATGGACTATTGTGATGGAGCCAAATTTAAATGTAGTAGACTTTTTCAAATTCATTCAACTGCAATTCAAATTCACTTATATGTAGATGATTTTGAGGTTGTAAATCCTCTAGGGACATACACTGGTACCCATAAAGTTAATGCTATGTACATGTTTATTGGAAATGTTGAACCAAAATATCGATCTTCTGTGAACCATATTCAATTAGTTTGGCTTTGCAAAAGTTCATTAATGAAAAAATATGGCTTGGATACAATTATCAAACCCCTCATGGATGATCTAAACATTCTAGAGGAACATGGAATTCAGGTAAATGTTCATGGCGTAGAACACAAATTTTATGGTTCAGTTTGTAGTGTCATAGCAGATAATTTAGCCAGTCATTTCATAGGGGGATTTACAGAATCTTTCTCAGGTTTTCGTGTGTGCAGGTTTTGTATGTGCACATCTGAAAGTCTCAGAAAAAATGAGCTTCATCAAAGTCATATGGAAAGAACAGTCAATGCCCATAAGATTCATGTGAGCAGAGTGCGAAATGACAGCGAAATGTCAACTGCGTATGGTGTGAAGCTGGATTCGCCTTTGAATTCCCTTCATTATTTTCATGTAATTAATGGGCTACCACCAGACATAGCTCATGACTTGTTTGAGGGCGTTTGTCCAAAAATTTTGAGCactgtgatgacgtcatatgtgCAGACAGGTCAAATTTCTGTTGAAACAATCAATAAGAGGATCAATGATTTTCCATATGCAAGTTTTGACAAATCAAACAAACCCACTACATTATCTTGGTCATGCTCTTCAGTTAAGGTAAGGCAAAAAGCCTGTCAAATGTGGTGCTTGATGCGCCTTTTTTTCTTGATGTTTTCAAATGACAttgaagaaaaagatgaaaagtgGCAACTTTTGCTACATATCATTGACATTGTGGACCTTGTGACTAGTCCTAGTGTGACCAAACAGTCATGTGTTTACCTCAATGGTGTGGTTTTAGATTGCTTAGAGCTGTTTTGTGAGCTATATCCAAATTCACATCTTACacccaaaatgcattttatgACCCACTATGCCAAACAAATGATGCAATTTGGACCTTTATCACATTTTTGGACTTTGAGGTTtgaatcaaaacattcttaCTTCAAAGATATCTCAAGGGCtactaaaaatttaaaaaatataacatataccCTGGCAAAGAGACACCAAATATTTCAGAGTATCATTATGTCAACTTCAGATTTGGGCAAAGAGAACACATTACCGGTACAAGGTGAAATGATCAAGATTGGTGAATTATCACCTGAAATGACAccattcattttgaaaattactGGGGAATGTGACGAGGTATATGTCTCAATGTCTGTACATTTGAATGGGGTGAGATATGATTCTGGAGCATGTGTTATCCTGAATGTAGTTGAGAGAATGTGCCAATTTGGCTTAATCAAACTGTGTTTTTTTCACAATTGCGAGTGTTACTTCATTATTCATGAAATGGATACTGAGTGCTTTGATAGGAATTGTCATGCATATGTTGTTGTAGAGTCAAATAGAAAAGTGATCATTCAGAGTAGGAGTTTTCTTGATCACAATGCTTTACCAATGTACAAAGTTGGTACTAAAAGCTATGTAGTAATGAAGTACAAGTTGCATCAAGAGTATGCTGGCCTGTAAGCCATTGTCCACATACTTATCAAAAAGGCGAGGAGACCTTTTGTTGCTTTTTTGCTTGGTATTTTAAGTTTGTGGGTAGCCTTGCAGTACTCTAGCCATAATCAGCACAAACAAGTTTcacattttgatacattttatatcatttttttttctcatcaggCTGTGCAGTTTCTAAAGCCTCATCTTCTATAAAAAATAAGCATGCCAAAACTTGCCCTAGCTTTTAAAAATGGTACATGTTTTATCATTGCCCTTGAAAAATGCAGCAAAGATAACCTAGATGTTACAGACTGTTTTTTTGAAGGGAAAAACACAATCGTATTTTACAGCTTAATTGGGTTTTCAACATTAATTAACTTTGTCCTAAAAAGAGCGTGTGAAGTAGAAGTTATCATTGTGAACTAAATCAGTATTAAAGAGCAACAACATGTCAACATTTCATATCACCTTCAAAGAACAAAAGCAGGTCTTTGAGGTTCAAGACATATCAACTTTAAAGGAAAAAGTGAGAAGTGAATTTCACATAGATGAGGATATCAGGTTTCAACTTTATGACAAAACATGGGATGATTGGGTAGATGTGGAAATCCATCAGCTACCACAAAGaggaaaaatccaaataatTACCATCCCTCATGAGGATACACTTCCAATAAACTTGACTGACTTAAGCTCAACAAACAGCTTATTTAGTGAAAGTTATAACTTCTCAGATGCTCCAATCCAAATTGAGCCACCCACAAAAAACTTCATAAGTAGTATGATTCAACTTGCACACCAAAAAGAAAGTTGCCAATCAACCTCTCAGGCTGAAGATATCTCTTCAGCTTCAACAAGTTCTAGTCATTCATGGAATGTGGAAGAAGACTGCAGTACCGGAGAGTCAGATGTCAAGAGAAAATGGCTTGAGATGTAAGATACTTAAGTTCCTTTTCTTCAATGTTTTACCCTCAATGGTATGATCAACACCCATGCtataatttgaaaactttcaaatCTTGAAATAACTTGCCTTTACTTGCTGACCTTTACTTGCTGATAGGATCATTGTAACATATCGAACAGTAACTGTAATGATTGCTTGGAAACAAGACCCAGATACATCACCGGACATTCTTCTGGGTGTGGTTAAATAACAACCAACAGGAGGAGCTgatgaaggggggagggggtagaagGGGAGGATGGCATAGTTAATGAACTAACACGTTCGTGCTACGGCTAAGGATCTGATGGTAGATGTTGGTTTATATAAAATTGCAAAGCTGTGGAGATAACCGGTTTGTTAATCCAAAATATTTCTTCACAGGAAGCAATGGCCAGACAAATTTGCTCTGCCAAGACTGCCAGTTGTGTTGGAGGGAAAGCTCAACGCAGAGAGAATGCCTAACGACAGAGAAAGGAGACAGATAGTCCAAACATTGTTTGATTACATGGCAGGCTTTACAAGGTAAGTTAAAGTAACACTTGTTAATAGTAGATTTACTTCACTGATGCCATCCCTCACTTACCATACCTCACAATTTGTTGGGTTACAAAAGAGGTTGCTAAGTTATGTAGGATATATCTTACCATATTGGTTGTGCAACTGTCAAATTACCGGTTACTCAGGTACAAACAAATCTACCAAATGGATCATTACTGTGGACAAGCTTAATTGTCAAAGCATTTGTTGTTGAATGATGTCAATTATTTATGTGACAGTTACTTTGGTTATGGAGAAATTCACACATAATCTCTCAAAATATGTTAACccaaagatgttcattcaaCAGTGGTCACAAATCTTGCAGTGCTTTTCCATTGGTTATTTTCATGTATTGATAGTTGCCCTTTGGTCCATCAACACACAGCTATCCATTGTCAGCTCACTACTCAGAGGCAGTGAGATGCTTATTGGAGAAGTACCC contains:
- the LOC139959128 gene encoding uncharacterized protein → MSEEANMQMHCDHEDTNSEMLEYDANITDQSSHLQNQLENQYLFPYAIHVLKLREVHKLPRTILDEVASEYNKLFVSNLLDIENAINTDLAAMGVNIKDCPNIQGVLKENKLRKAIEHMASENHQLHFCRQQLNMVDPLQICLGFEASGKKETFEYVSILGTLQSMLLNAEILAHVINGHSSRDPDIMMDYCDGAKFKCSRLFQIHSTAIQIHLYVDDFEVVNPLGTYTGTHKVNAMYMFIGNVEPKYRSSVNHIQLVWLCKSSLMKKYGLDTIIKPLMDDLNILEEHGIQVNVHGVEHKFYGSVCSVIADNLASHFIGGFTESFSGFRVCRFCMCTSESLRKNELHQSHMERTVNAHKIHVSRVRNDSEMSTAYDLGKENTLPVQGEMIKIGELSPEMTPFILKITGECDEAVQFLKPHLL